In Arthrobacter sp. B3I4, the following proteins share a genomic window:
- a CDS encoding histidinol-phosphate transaminase yields MTDQLERLNRLPLRTNLRGLRPYGAPQLDVPILLNVNENTHGVPADVRAAIAEAVTEAAAGLNRYPDREFTELREALAEYLGHGLTAGNIWAANGSNEVLQQILQAFGGPGRTALGFPPTYSMYPLLAAGTDTEYIVGARVEDYGLSAESAARQVRELQPNVVFLCSPNNPTGTGLGLDVVEAVYEAGEASQTVVIVDEAYHEFAHEGTPSALTLLPGRERLIVSRTMSKAFALAGARIGYMAAAPEVTDALRLVRLPYHLSAITQATALAALRHRTALMADVEDIKRQRDRIVSELTRMGLQPAASDSNYVFFGGLENQHDVWQGLLDAGVLIRDVGIAGHLRVTAGTETETTRFLEALERILAGREVQPA; encoded by the coding sequence GTGACCGACCAGCTAGAGCGACTCAACCGACTGCCCCTCCGGACGAATTTGCGGGGGCTGCGCCCCTATGGCGCACCCCAGTTGGACGTCCCCATTCTGCTCAACGTCAACGAGAACACCCACGGCGTCCCGGCCGACGTCCGGGCTGCCATTGCCGAAGCCGTCACCGAGGCGGCCGCCGGGCTGAACCGGTACCCGGACCGCGAGTTCACCGAACTGCGCGAAGCGCTGGCTGAATACCTTGGCCACGGTCTGACGGCCGGCAACATCTGGGCAGCCAACGGCTCCAACGAAGTCCTTCAGCAGATCCTTCAGGCCTTCGGCGGCCCGGGACGCACCGCCCTCGGGTTCCCTCCCACGTATTCGATGTACCCCCTGCTGGCTGCCGGCACGGACACCGAGTACATCGTTGGAGCGCGCGTTGAGGACTACGGCCTCAGTGCCGAATCCGCCGCCCGCCAGGTCCGCGAGCTGCAGCCCAACGTCGTCTTCCTCTGCTCCCCGAACAACCCCACCGGCACGGGCCTGGGACTGGACGTCGTCGAGGCCGTGTACGAGGCAGGGGAGGCAAGTCAGACCGTCGTGATCGTCGACGAGGCCTACCATGAGTTCGCCCACGAGGGCACGCCCAGCGCCCTGACGCTGCTGCCCGGCCGGGAGCGGCTGATCGTCTCGCGGACCATGAGCAAAGCCTTCGCCCTGGCCGGTGCGCGGATTGGTTACATGGCAGCTGCACCCGAGGTCACGGACGCCCTCCGGCTGGTCAGGCTGCCGTACCACCTCTCCGCCATCACCCAGGCCACCGCCCTGGCCGCACTGCGCCACCGGACGGCCCTGATGGCCGATGTCGAGGACATCAAGCGCCAACGGGACCGGATCGTCTCCGAGCTGACCCGCATGGGACTGCAGCCCGCCGCCTCCGATTCCAACTACGTCTTTTTCGGCGGCCTGGAGAACCAGCACGACGTCTGGCAGGGGCTGCTGGACGCCGGCGTGCTCATCCGGGATGTCGGTATTGCCGGTCACCTGCGCGTCACTGCCGGC
- a CDS encoding LysM peptidoglycan-binding domain-containing protein, which produces MVSSSRRPAAPAAAMKQAPLRLTRRGRFVFFGVPLILLAALILSLAGFLNAPAKAADSSGGLTLTPTVTVTVQPGESLWTIAGTVAPDRDPRDVVADIVQLNNLGAARVLPGQQLYIPAK; this is translated from the coding sequence ATGGTTTCAAGTTCCCGCCGGCCCGCCGCACCCGCGGCTGCAATGAAACAGGCGCCGTTGCGCTTGACCCGCCGGGGAAGGTTCGTCTTCTTTGGCGTGCCGCTGATCCTGCTCGCGGCCCTCATCCTCTCGCTTGCCGGTTTCCTCAACGCGCCGGCCAAGGCCGCTGATTCGTCCGGGGGCTTGACCCTCACGCCGACGGTCACAGTGACGGTCCAGCCCGGCGAATCGCTGTGGACCATCGCCGGCACCGTCGCCCCGGACCGCGATCCGCGGGACGTGGTCGCCGATATCGTGCAGTTGAACAACCTCGGGGCTGCCCGTGTGCTCCCCGGCCAGCAGCTCTACATTCCCGCCAAGTAA
- the lexA gene encoding transcriptional repressor LexA has product MAAQAAGGRAPQRSPQTSRAPKGLTVRQKKILETIQRSVTDNGYPPSMREIGDIVGLASLSSVTHQLSQLEKLGYLRRDPKRPRAMEVLMPLTLDEGATKISGAEKSSGLRAVGGRAVSELASATDTAMVPFVGRIAAGGPILADQVVEDVMPLPRSLVGHGELFMLKVAGDSMIDAAICDGDWVVVRRQNDAVNGDIVAALLDDEATVKTFRQRDGHTWLLPQNTQYEPILGDHAVIMGKVVSVLRSL; this is encoded by the coding sequence ATGGCAGCACAAGCCGCCGGCGGGAGGGCTCCCCAGCGCAGCCCTCAGACCAGCCGGGCGCCTAAGGGCCTTACCGTCCGGCAGAAGAAGATCCTGGAAACCATCCAGCGCTCCGTGACGGACAACGGCTACCCGCCCTCCATGCGTGAAATCGGCGACATCGTCGGACTCGCCAGCCTCTCCAGCGTCACCCACCAGCTCTCGCAGCTGGAGAAGCTGGGCTACCTGCGGCGGGACCCCAAGCGTCCGCGGGCCATGGAAGTACTCATGCCACTGACCCTCGACGAGGGAGCTACCAAGATTTCCGGGGCGGAGAAGTCGAGCGGCCTTCGCGCGGTGGGTGGCCGCGCCGTCTCCGAGCTGGCCAGCGCCACCGACACCGCGATGGTGCCGTTCGTCGGCCGAATCGCAGCGGGTGGACCGATCCTGGCGGACCAGGTGGTGGAGGACGTGATGCCCCTGCCGCGCTCACTGGTGGGCCACGGCGAATTGTTCATGCTCAAGGTGGCCGGTGACTCCATGATCGACGCCGCCATCTGCGACGGCGACTGGGTGGTCGTACGGCGCCAGAACGACGCCGTCAACGGCGACATCGTTGCCGCGCTGCTCGATGATGAGGCCACGGTCAAGACTTTCCGCCAGCGCGACGGCCACACCTGGCTGCTGCCGCAAAACACCCAGTACGAGCCCATACTCGGCGACCATGCAGTCATCATGGGCAAGGTCGTCTCGGTGCTGCGTTCGCTCTAG
- a CDS encoding ATP-dependent DNA helicase: MTEPAAAEAEPDSAGDPEASGASGEEFVVELLDRAVAGMGGQSRDGQHEMARQVARAIETGDHLLVQAGTGTGKSLAYLIPLIAHSLVSDKPTLVSTATLALQTQIVGRDLPRLLKTITPALERPVKIALVKGRSNYVCRHKLEGGFPSEEPSEGQLFSLGEDTSVPHFAAAMGGPSSQLGKEVVRLREWAEDTQTGDRDELLPGVTDRAWRQVSVTSMECLGAQKCPLAAECFSELARQNAADADVVVTNHAMLAVSAFEGLAVLPEYDVVVVDEAHELQDRVTGAVSGQLSVAMVHAAASGARKHTGITVDALNNAAANLELAIEGVPSGLMPNGLNNEQLDCVDQLRDACRAALSDSKGDSSATADGGRQLARSRLMVILELCERLLAAKENREVVWFSRNSSFDPQQGYSQPDDSAPALINIAPLSVAGRLREGLFADHTVVLTSATLAIGSAFEPAAGGLGLVGPGAPSWTGVDVGSPFEYPKQGILYVARHLPKPGRGTSPEALDELEKLIRASGGGALCLFSSRRAAEEAADAMRPRLGLNILCQGESTMTALVKQFADEPDTCLFGTMSLWQGVDVPGNSCRLVVIDRIPFPRPDDPLMTARSRAVAQSGGNGFMSVSATHAAIRLAQGAGRLIRSTSDKGVVAVLDSRLSTERYGAFLRAALPPFWPTTDPAVAFAALERLAKEAPARQPAR; encoded by the coding sequence ATGACTGAACCAGCGGCGGCGGAAGCAGAACCGGATTCGGCCGGAGACCCGGAAGCGTCCGGCGCGTCCGGCGAGGAGTTTGTGGTTGAACTCCTCGACCGGGCGGTCGCCGGCATGGGCGGCCAGAGCCGCGACGGCCAGCATGAGATGGCCCGGCAGGTGGCCCGCGCCATCGAGACCGGCGACCACCTGCTGGTCCAGGCCGGAACCGGAACGGGCAAGTCCCTGGCCTACCTGATCCCACTGATCGCCCATTCGCTGGTCAGCGACAAACCGACCCTGGTTTCCACCGCTACCCTTGCACTGCAGACCCAGATCGTCGGCCGCGACCTGCCCCGGCTGCTCAAGACCATCACCCCGGCGCTGGAACGGCCGGTGAAGATCGCCCTGGTCAAGGGCCGCTCCAATTACGTCTGCCGGCACAAGCTCGAAGGCGGGTTCCCCTCGGAGGAACCGTCCGAAGGTCAGCTGTTCTCCCTCGGCGAGGACACCTCGGTGCCGCACTTCGCTGCCGCCATGGGCGGGCCGTCCTCGCAGCTCGGCAAAGAGGTGGTCCGGCTCCGCGAGTGGGCCGAGGACACCCAGACCGGGGACCGCGACGAGCTCCTGCCCGGCGTGACCGACCGCGCCTGGCGGCAGGTCTCCGTCACCTCCATGGAGTGCCTCGGCGCGCAGAAATGCCCGCTGGCCGCCGAGTGCTTCAGTGAACTCGCGCGGCAGAACGCTGCCGACGCCGACGTCGTGGTCACCAACCACGCCATGCTGGCCGTCAGCGCGTTCGAAGGCCTGGCGGTGCTGCCCGAGTATGACGTCGTCGTGGTGGACGAAGCGCACGAACTGCAGGACCGGGTCACCGGCGCCGTGTCCGGCCAACTGTCCGTGGCCATGGTGCACGCAGCCGCCTCCGGTGCCCGCAAGCACACCGGCATCACGGTGGACGCGCTCAACAACGCCGCTGCCAACCTTGAACTCGCGATCGAAGGCGTTCCCAGCGGCCTGATGCCCAACGGGCTCAACAACGAGCAGCTCGACTGCGTCGACCAGCTGCGTGACGCCTGCCGCGCTGCGCTCTCGGACTCCAAGGGCGACAGCAGCGCCACGGCCGACGGCGGCCGGCAGCTCGCGCGCTCCCGCCTGATGGTGATCCTCGAACTGTGCGAACGGCTGCTGGCAGCGAAGGAGAACCGCGAAGTGGTGTGGTTCTCGCGGAACAGCAGCTTTGATCCCCAGCAGGGGTACTCGCAGCCGGATGACTCCGCGCCCGCCCTGATCAACATTGCCCCGCTGAGCGTCGCCGGACGGCTGCGCGAGGGGCTTTTTGCCGACCACACCGTGGTACTCACCTCGGCGACCCTGGCCATCGGTTCCGCTTTTGAGCCGGCCGCCGGCGGCCTGGGACTGGTCGGCCCCGGCGCGCCCAGCTGGACCGGCGTCGACGTCGGCTCACCCTTTGAGTATCCGAAGCAAGGCATCCTATACGTCGCCCGGCACCTGCCCAAGCCGGGCCGGGGCACGTCCCCCGAGGCCCTGGATGAACTCGAAAAGCTGATCCGGGCCTCCGGCGGGGGCGCCCTGTGCCTCTTCTCCTCGCGGCGTGCCGCCGAAGAAGCCGCCGATGCCATGCGGCCCCGGCTGGGGCTCAACATCCTGTGCCAGGGCGAGTCCACCATGACGGCGCTCGTGAAGCAGTTCGCCGATGAACCGGATACCTGCCTGTTCGGCACCATGTCGCTCTGGCAGGGTGTCGATGTGCCCGGGAACTCCTGTCGGCTGGTGGTGATCGACCGGATTCCGTTCCCGCGGCCCGATGACCCGCTGATGACCGCACGGTCCCGCGCCGTGGCGCAGTCGGGCGGGAACGGCTTTATGAGTGTTTCGGCCACGCACGCCGCCATCCGCCTGGCCCAGGGCGCCGGCCGGCTGATCCGCTCGACCTCGGACAAGGGCGTCGTAGCGGTGCTTGACTCCCGGTTGTCGACTGAACGGTACGGTGCTTTCCTGCGGGCCGCGCTCCCGCCGTTCTGGCCGACCACGGATCCCGCGGTGGCCTTCGCCGCGCTCGAACGCCTCGCCAAGGAAGCGCCCGCCCGGCAGCCAGCCAGATAG
- the hflX gene encoding GTPase HflX, translated as MTSQPNTGSDSAAQDMSPAEIQAVIDRILSKDAPAPKVGRSARAGEPGESKAVLGKAQAISGLDEEHGGYDGDQQDLEERRALRRTAGLSTELEDVTEVEYRQLRLERVVLAGLWTEGTLADAENSLRELAALAETAGSEVLDGLVQRRAKPDPGTFLGSGKAQELKDIVMSTGADTVVVDAELAPSQRRSLEDIVKVKVIDRTALILDIFAQHAKSREGKAQVELAQLEYLLPRLRGWGESMSRQAGGQVGGAGAGMGSRGPGETKIELDRRRIRTRMAKLRREIAAMKPARETKRSNRRRNAVPSVAIAGYTNAGKSSLLNRLTDAGVLVENALFATLDPTVRKAETPDGLGYTLADTVGFVRSLPTQLVEAFRSTLEEVADADLILHVVDVSHPDPEGQIAAVRAVFSEVDARKVPEIIVLNKADAADPFVIERLKQREPRHVVVSARTGEGIPELLKAISEGIPRPSVKLELMIPYDRGDLLSKLHETDAEIISLDHEETGTRAVVMVREGLAAELDSFISND; from the coding sequence ATGACCAGTCAGCCCAACACCGGATCCGATTCAGCCGCCCAGGACATGAGTCCTGCGGAAATCCAGGCTGTCATTGACCGGATTCTCTCCAAAGACGCTCCCGCCCCGAAGGTAGGACGCAGCGCCCGCGCGGGGGAGCCCGGCGAATCCAAAGCTGTTCTCGGTAAGGCCCAAGCGATTTCCGGGCTGGACGAGGAACACGGCGGCTACGACGGCGATCAGCAGGACCTCGAGGAACGCCGCGCCCTGCGCCGCACCGCCGGCCTCTCGACCGAGCTCGAAGATGTCACCGAAGTCGAATACCGGCAGTTGCGCCTTGAGCGGGTCGTGCTCGCGGGGCTGTGGACGGAAGGCACCCTCGCCGACGCCGAGAATTCCCTGCGCGAGCTCGCCGCCCTCGCCGAGACGGCCGGCTCCGAGGTTCTAGACGGCCTCGTCCAGCGCCGCGCGAAGCCCGACCCGGGCACCTTCCTGGGCTCGGGCAAGGCCCAGGAGCTCAAGGACATCGTGATGTCCACCGGTGCGGACACCGTGGTGGTCGACGCCGAACTGGCCCCCTCCCAGCGCCGCAGCCTTGAGGACATCGTCAAGGTCAAGGTCATTGACCGCACCGCCTTGATCCTGGACATCTTCGCCCAGCACGCCAAGAGCCGCGAAGGCAAGGCGCAGGTGGAACTGGCCCAGCTGGAGTACCTGCTGCCGCGACTGCGCGGCTGGGGCGAATCAATGTCCCGCCAGGCCGGCGGCCAGGTCGGCGGCGCCGGCGCGGGCATGGGTTCTCGCGGCCCCGGTGAGACCAAGATCGAGCTGGACCGCCGCCGGATCCGCACCCGGATGGCCAAGCTGCGGCGCGAAATCGCCGCTATGAAGCCGGCCCGGGAAACCAAGCGGTCCAACCGGCGCCGTAATGCGGTTCCCTCCGTGGCAATCGCGGGCTACACCAACGCGGGCAAGTCCTCGCTGCTGAACCGGCTGACCGACGCCGGCGTCCTGGTGGAGAACGCCCTGTTCGCCACGCTGGATCCCACCGTCCGGAAAGCCGAAACCCCGGACGGCCTGGGCTACACCCTCGCCGACACCGTGGGCTTTGTCCGCTCGCTGCCTACCCAGCTCGTGGAAGCTTTCCGCTCCACTCTGGAGGAAGTCGCGGACGCGGACCTGATCCTGCACGTGGTGGACGTCTCGCATCCTGACCCGGAAGGGCAGATAGCGGCAGTCCGTGCGGTCTTCAGCGAGGTCGACGCCCGCAAGGTCCCGGAAATCATCGTCCTGAACAAAGCCGACGCCGCAGACCCGTTCGTGATCGAACGGCTCAAGCAGCGCGAACCGCGCCACGTCGTCGTCTCGGCCCGCACCGGCGAAGGCATCCCGGAACTGCTCAAAGCCATCAGCGAGGGCATCCCGCGGCCCAGCGTCAAGCTGGAACTGATGATCCCGTACGACCGCGGTGATCTGCTGAGCAAGCTGCACGAGACGGACGCCGAGATCATCAGCCTCGACCATGAGGAGACCGGCACCCGTGCCGTCGTGATGGTACGCGAAGGACTCGCCGCAGAGCTGGACTCGTTCATCAGCAATGACTGA
- a CDS encoding class I SAM-dependent methyltransferase, whose product MESAHYFSAQPAGPFPRKPLAVELAGEPRKLQTSSGIFSPDGIDKGTAVLLADVPSPAPLGNLLDIGCGWGPIALTMALKAPHARVVAVDVNERCVTLTNENAALLGLGNVTASLPGDVDPDLRFDTIWSNPPIRIGKDELHALLLHWLPRLAPGGSAWLVVQKNLGSDSLQRWLAAELDSSFTVTRESTSKSFRILRVRKASR is encoded by the coding sequence ATGGAGTCTGCACACTATTTCAGCGCCCAGCCCGCCGGGCCGTTTCCCCGCAAGCCCCTGGCCGTGGAGCTTGCCGGCGAACCGCGAAAGCTGCAGACGTCCTCTGGTATTTTCAGTCCGGACGGAATCGACAAGGGAACCGCTGTGCTGCTCGCGGATGTGCCTTCCCCGGCCCCGCTGGGGAACCTGCTGGACATCGGCTGCGGCTGGGGCCCCATTGCGCTGACCATGGCACTGAAGGCGCCGCATGCGCGGGTGGTCGCCGTGGACGTCAATGAGCGTTGCGTGACCCTGACGAATGAGAATGCCGCCCTGCTGGGGCTGGGCAACGTCACGGCCAGCTTGCCCGGGGACGTGGACCCGGACCTGCGCTTCGACACCATCTGGTCCAACCCGCCCATCCGGATCGGCAAGGACGAGCTCCACGCCCTGCTGCTGCACTGGCTGCCACGGCTCGCTCCCGGTGGCTCGGCCTGGCTGGTGGTGCAGAAGAACCTGGGTTCGGATTCACTCCAGCGCTGGCTGGCAGCCGAGCTGGACAGCAGCTTCACCGTGACCCGCGAGAGCACGTCGAAGTCGTTCCGGATTCTGCGCGTCAGGAAAGCGTCCCGCTAG
- the dapF gene encoding diaminopimelate epimerase, producing the protein MDETLATAAEHAAVDTAGLSGLKFSKGHGTGNDFVLIADPNGALSVTPEQAAALCDRHRGIGGDGLIRAVPSRLLPEGAALLAAHPEAEWFMDYRNGDGSLSEMCGNGVRVFVHFLIAEGLADLPAGESLTIGTRAGVKTVVRTAAGYAVDMGPWEFIFPGEATARAMDSLVSADGLEVARPALSVSMGNPHTVVALAEIAELDATDLFRAPHVDPLPPHGTNVEFVVPSEPLVHDGVGTVTMRVHERGVGETLSCGTGACAAAVAIRHWAGQGAPDVWKVAVPGGVVGVKFFVAADGHEHVELSGPAVIVASGTLS; encoded by the coding sequence ATGGACGAAACCCTAGCTACGGCCGCTGAGCACGCCGCCGTCGACACCGCCGGCCTCAGCGGCCTGAAGTTCTCCAAAGGCCACGGAACCGGCAACGACTTTGTCCTGATCGCCGACCCCAACGGCGCCCTCTCCGTGACCCCGGAGCAGGCAGCGGCCCTCTGCGACCGGCACCGCGGCATCGGCGGCGACGGGCTCATCCGCGCAGTCCCCTCGCGGCTGCTGCCCGAAGGCGCAGCGCTGCTCGCCGCGCACCCGGAAGCCGAGTGGTTCATGGACTACCGGAACGGCGACGGCTCGCTCTCGGAAATGTGCGGCAACGGGGTCCGCGTTTTCGTCCACTTCCTGATTGCCGAAGGCCTCGCCGACCTGCCCGCCGGCGAATCGCTGACCATCGGAACCAGGGCCGGCGTCAAGACGGTCGTCCGCACCGCGGCCGGCTACGCCGTCGACATGGGCCCATGGGAGTTCATCTTCCCGGGGGAGGCCACCGCGCGGGCTATGGACTCCCTGGTCAGCGCCGACGGACTTGAGGTAGCCCGGCCGGCATTGTCGGTCAGCATGGGCAACCCGCACACCGTCGTCGCGCTGGCCGAAATCGCGGAGCTGGACGCCACCGACCTGTTCCGGGCGCCGCACGTTGACCCGCTGCCGCCGCACGGGACCAACGTCGAATTTGTCGTTCCTTCCGAGCCGCTGGTGCACGACGGCGTCGGGACGGTCACGATGCGGGTGCACGAGAGGGGAGTGGGGGAGACCTTGTCCTGCGGGACCGGTGCCTGCGCCGCAGCTGTCGCCATCCGGCACTGGGCCGGCCAGGGCGCCCCCGACGTTTGGAAGGTCGCGGTCCCCGGCGGCGTCGTCGGCGTGAAATTCTTTGTGGCCGCAGACGGCCATGAGCACGTGGAACTCAGCGGACCCGCCGTAATTGTTGCTAGCGGGACGCTTTCCTGA
- the miaA gene encoding tRNA (adenosine(37)-N6)-dimethylallyltransferase MiaA, with translation MVAATPPVIAVVGPTGSGKSELAVSLALALDGEVVNADAMQFYRGMDIGTAKITEAERRGVPHHLLDILDVTEEASVSDFQQRARAVIADIHARGKRAILAGGSGLYVRAALDLLDFPGTDPAIRRRLEAEEQAAGLTPLRARLERVDPVSAGRLGDARRVIRALEVFELTGRPFSSFMPERKYFQPAVQLGLQVDREQLRERLAARVHSMVQQGLLAEVQRLDAAGLRHGKTASRALGYTQFLSVLDGQADEAQAVEETIAATRKFARRQLTWFRADPRISWLDWQDPLLSPKAAALCG, from the coding sequence GTGGTCGCCGCCACCCCGCCGGTCATCGCGGTCGTTGGACCGACCGGATCCGGAAAGTCGGAGCTCGCCGTCTCGCTTGCGCTGGCCCTCGACGGGGAAGTCGTCAACGCCGACGCCATGCAGTTCTACCGCGGGATGGACATCGGCACGGCCAAAATCACCGAGGCCGAGCGCCGGGGAGTGCCGCACCACCTGCTGGATATCCTGGACGTCACCGAGGAGGCCAGCGTCTCGGACTTCCAGCAGCGCGCCCGGGCCGTCATCGCGGACATCCATGCCCGCGGTAAGCGCGCCATCCTCGCCGGCGGTTCCGGGCTCTACGTCCGCGCAGCCCTCGACCTGCTGGACTTTCCGGGTACCGACCCTGCAATCCGCCGCCGGCTTGAGGCGGAAGAGCAGGCCGCAGGCCTGACGCCGCTGCGGGCCCGGCTGGAACGTGTGGACCCCGTCTCTGCCGGCCGGCTCGGCGACGCCCGCCGGGTCATCCGGGCCCTCGAGGTTTTCGAACTGACCGGCCGGCCCTTCAGCTCGTTCATGCCGGAGCGGAAGTACTTCCAGCCGGCCGTGCAGCTCGGCCTGCAGGTGGACCGTGAACAGCTCCGCGAACGCCTCGCGGCGCGGGTGCATTCTATGGTGCAGCAGGGGCTTCTGGCCGAAGTGCAGCGCCTGGACGCAGCGGGCCTGAGGCACGGCAAGACAGCCTCCCGGGCCCTCGGCTACACCCAGTTCCTCAGCGTCCTGGACGGCCAGGCAGACGAGGCGCAGGCCGTCGAAGAGACCATTGCCGCGACCCGGAAATTCGCCCGCCGCCAGCTCACCTGGTTCCGAGCCGACCCCCGGATCAGCTGGCTGGACTGGCAGGACCCGCTCCTGTCGCCGAAAGCGGCGGCGCTCTGCGGTTAG
- the miaB gene encoding tRNA (N6-isopentenyl adenosine(37)-C2)-methylthiotransferase MiaB — protein MSLTISSPADGPSTSLAPATAVVPETAPARTYQVRTFGCQMNVHDSERMSGMLEAAGYVRSEGELADVVVFNTCAVRENADNKLYGNLGMLRPVKDANPGMQIAVGGCLAQKDRETILAKAPWVDAVFGTHNVGALPALLDRARHNNEAQLEILESLDVFPSTLPTKRDSVYSGWVSISVGCNNTCTFCIVPALRGKEKDRRPGDILAEIQALVDDGAIEVTLLGQNVNSYGVEFGDRQAFSKLLRACGEIPGLERVRFTSPHPAAFTDDVIDAMAETPNVMPQLHMPLQSGSDKVLRDMRRSYRSTKFLGILDKVREKIPHAAISTDIIVGFPGETEEDFQATLDVVEQSRFATAFTFQYSKRPGTPAADLPDQLPKAVVQERFERLTALQDRIAAEENARQLGRRVEVMVTAQSGRKAGETHRLSGRARDQRLVHFSVPAGAETPRPGDLVTVTITEAAAFHLVADPSSVDEYQLRRSRAGDAWDRSQADSCGAPAPAGKAGATGVSLGMPSLPIRAR, from the coding sequence GTGAGTTTGACCATTTCCTCCCCAGCCGACGGCCCTTCGACCAGTCTGGCGCCCGCGACGGCCGTCGTCCCCGAGACGGCCCCGGCCCGCACCTATCAGGTTCGCACCTTTGGCTGCCAGATGAACGTCCACGATTCCGAGCGGATGTCCGGCATGCTGGAAGCCGCCGGTTACGTCCGCTCCGAAGGCGAGTTGGCCGACGTCGTGGTGTTCAACACCTGCGCCGTGCGGGAAAACGCCGACAACAAGCTGTACGGCAACCTCGGCATGCTGCGCCCGGTGAAGGACGCCAACCCGGGGATGCAGATAGCCGTTGGCGGCTGCCTCGCGCAGAAGGACCGGGAAACTATCCTCGCGAAGGCGCCCTGGGTCGACGCGGTCTTCGGCACGCACAACGTCGGGGCCCTGCCGGCCCTGCTGGACCGGGCGCGGCACAACAACGAGGCACAGCTCGAAATCCTGGAATCCCTTGACGTGTTCCCCTCGACGCTGCCCACCAAGCGTGACTCCGTCTACTCGGGCTGGGTCTCCATCTCGGTCGGCTGCAACAACACCTGCACGTTCTGCATCGTCCCCGCCCTGCGCGGCAAGGAAAAGGACCGCCGTCCGGGCGATATCCTCGCCGAAATCCAGGCCCTCGTCGACGACGGCGCCATCGAGGTCACCCTGCTGGGCCAGAACGTGAACTCCTACGGCGTGGAGTTCGGCGACCGTCAGGCCTTCTCGAAGCTGCTCCGTGCCTGCGGCGAGATCCCCGGCCTGGAGCGCGTCCGGTTCACCAGCCCGCACCCGGCAGCGTTCACCGACGACGTCATCGACGCCATGGCCGAGACCCCCAACGTCATGCCGCAGCTGCACATGCCGCTGCAGTCCGGCTCGGACAAGGTGCTCCGCGACATGAGGCGGTCCTACCGTTCCACCAAGTTCCTTGGCATCCTGGACAAGGTCCGCGAAAAGATCCCGCACGCCGCCATCTCCACCGACATCATCGTCGGATTCCCGGGCGAAACCGAAGAGGACTTCCAGGCCACCCTCGACGTTGTGGAGCAGTCCCGCTTCGCCACCGCGTTCACCTTCCAGTACTCCAAGCGGCCGGGTACCCCGGCTGCCGACCTCCCGGACCAGCTCCCCAAGGCTGTGGTGCAGGAACGCTTTGAACGGCTCACCGCACTGCAGGACCGCATCGCCGCCGAGGAGAACGCCCGCCAGCTGGGCCGCCGCGTCGAGGTGATGGTCACCGCACAGTCCGGCCGCAAGGCAGGGGAAACGCATCGCCTCTCCGGCCGCGCCCGGGACCAGCGGCTCGTGCACTTCTCGGTGCCGGCCGGCGCGGAAACACCCCGTCCGGGAGACCTCGTCACCGTCACCATCACCGAAGCGGCCGCCTTCCACCTCGTCGCGGACCCCTCATCAGTCGACGAGTACCAGTTGCGCCGCTCACGGGCCGGCGACGCCTGGGACCGGTCCCAGGCCGATTCGTGCGGCGCTCCGGCACCGGCCGGAAAAGCCGGCGCCACCGGGGTCTCCCTGGGCATGCCCAGCCTGCCCATCCGCGCGCGCTAG
- the map gene encoding type I methionyl aminopeptidase has product MIEILNSAELDRARETGALVGRILQTVKSRTAAGTNLLEIDRWTRDLIAVAGAESCYVDYAPPFGRGPFGHYICTAVNDAVLHGLPYDYAVADGDLLTLDLAVCKAGIAADAAISFVVGGSGPAESVAMIEATERALSAGIAAARPGARIGDISAAIGSVLSAAGYPINTEFGGHGIGSTMHQDPHVPNTGRAGRGFTLRPGLMLALEPWVMADTATLITDADGWTLRSATGCRTAHSEHTIAITEDGSEILTLAPPA; this is encoded by the coding sequence ATGATCGAAATCCTGAACTCCGCCGAACTGGACCGTGCGCGGGAGACCGGCGCCCTCGTTGGCCGCATCCTGCAGACCGTGAAAAGCCGAACGGCGGCGGGCACGAACCTCCTGGAGATCGACCGTTGGACCCGGGACCTGATCGCCGTGGCGGGCGCGGAGTCCTGCTACGTGGACTACGCGCCGCCGTTTGGACGCGGACCGTTCGGCCACTACATCTGCACCGCCGTCAACGACGCTGTCCTGCACGGCCTGCCGTATGACTACGCAGTGGCCGACGGTGACCTGCTGACCCTCGACCTCGCGGTCTGCAAGGCCGGCATCGCCGCAGATGCTGCCATCAGTTTCGTCGTCGGCGGTTCCGGTCCCGCGGAGAGCGTCGCCATGATCGAGGCCACCGAGCGGGCGTTGTCGGCTGGTATCGCCGCCGCAAGGCCGGGCGCCCGAATCGGCGACATTTCCGCCGCCATCGGCTCGGTCCTCAGCGCTGCCGGCTACCCGATCAACACCGAGTTTGGTGGCCACGGCATCGGCTCGACCATGCACCAGGACCCCCACGTGCCCAACACCGGCCGGGCCGGCCGGGGCTTTACCCTCCGTCCCGGGCTGATGCTGGCGCTGGAGCCGTGGGTGATGGCGGACACCGCCACACTCATCACCGATGCCGACGGCTGGACGCTCCGCAGCGCTACCGGGTGCCGGACGGCCCACAGCGAACACACGATCGCCATCACCGAGGACGGGTCGGAAATCCTGACGCTGGCCCCGCCCGCGTAG